One window from the genome of Amycolatopsis sp. NBC_01480 encodes:
- a CDS encoding amidohydrolase family protein, translated as MGKQVLADVRVFDGSRLTEPVDVVVEGGVIGSIGGGQAHDAEVVDGAGATLLPGLIDAHTHADEAALRQALTFGVTIEFDLASMPDTMIPLRAEVATAADLADVRSSSFGLTTPHGHPHQLRGGQNDPDWPTVTEPGEAQAFVDGRIAEGADYIKVLIEDGHTLGTSLPALAPDLVDAVVRAGHERGKMVLAHALTVAATEIALDAGADGLTHLFVDQPHTPQLIERIADSGMFVIPTLSTLASITGRSDGADLAADARVRPKLSPEWLDNLSRSWAFQQPEQFRYALDTVAALHAAGVDVLAGTDASHLGAYGMAHGASLHGELRLLVLAGFTPAAALNAATSVPAARFGLADRGRIRPGARADLILVDGDPTANIGATLSLRAVWRGGVRLDLAAVTPA; from the coding sequence ATGGGCAAGCAGGTGCTGGCCGACGTCCGGGTGTTCGACGGAAGCCGCCTCACGGAACCGGTCGACGTCGTGGTCGAGGGCGGGGTTATCGGCAGCATCGGAGGCGGGCAGGCGCACGACGCCGAGGTCGTCGACGGAGCAGGCGCGACACTGCTCCCCGGGCTGATCGACGCGCACACCCACGCCGACGAAGCAGCGCTCCGGCAGGCGCTGACGTTCGGCGTCACCATCGAATTCGACCTGGCTTCCATGCCCGACACCATGATCCCGCTCCGCGCCGAGGTCGCGACCGCGGCCGACCTCGCCGACGTGCGCAGCTCCTCGTTCGGGCTCACCACGCCCCACGGGCACCCGCACCAGCTCCGCGGCGGGCAGAACGACCCGGACTGGCCGACGGTCACCGAGCCCGGCGAGGCCCAGGCGTTCGTCGACGGCCGCATCGCCGAGGGCGCGGACTACATCAAGGTCCTGATCGAGGACGGCCACACCCTGGGCACCTCCCTGCCCGCCCTCGCCCCGGACCTGGTCGACGCGGTCGTCCGCGCCGGCCACGAGCGCGGGAAGATGGTGCTCGCGCACGCGCTGACCGTCGCCGCCACCGAGATCGCGCTGGACGCCGGGGCCGACGGCCTCACGCACCTGTTCGTGGACCAGCCGCACACGCCCCAGCTGATCGAGCGCATCGCCGACTCCGGGATGTTCGTCATCCCGACGCTGAGCACGCTGGCGTCGATCACCGGCCGGAGCGACGGGGCGGACCTCGCCGCCGACGCCCGCGTCCGTCCGAAGCTGTCGCCGGAATGGCTCGACAACCTCTCGCGGAGCTGGGCTTTCCAGCAGCCGGAGCAGTTCCGCTACGCGCTGGACACGGTGGCCGCGCTGCACGCTGCGGGTGTCGACGTGCTCGCCGGCACCGACGCGTCCCACCTTGGCGCCTACGGGATGGCGCACGGCGCGAGCCTGCACGGCGAGCTGCGCCTGCTCGTCCTGGCCGGATTCACCCCGGCGGCCGCCCTCAACGCGGCGACCTCGGTGCCCGCGGCCCGGTTCGGGCTGGCCGACCGGGGCAGAATCCGTCCCGGCGCCCGAGCGGACCTCATCCTGGTCGACGGCGACCCGACGGCGAACATCGGCGCCACGCTGTCCTTGCGGGCAGTCTGGCGAGGTGGCGTCCGCCTGGACCTGGCCGCTGTCACCCCCGCCTGA
- a CDS encoding amidohydrolase family protein, producing the protein MVDHTEFADGLVDVHAHFTTDHYIEAASAAGHREPDGMPADYWPRWNAGEHLDLMDRAGIATAVLSISSPGVHFGDAAAARDLAREVNDAGAEIVRANPGRFGLFASLPAPDTDGALAEAARALDELGAAGVILMSNSRGAYLGDDRLAPLLAELNRRRAVLFLHPTSTEGHEHVDCGRPRPMLEFLFDTARTIVDFVLSGAAQRFPDLRVIVPHMGGVLPLLADRVELISAVTGAGTGGVSVFESLKRLYYDLAGAPNATQLAALRSIAAPERLLYGSDYAWTPRDVVLGTLAQLDALEPEDWRTQTTNNARTLLTS; encoded by the coding sequence ATGGTTGACCACACCGAGTTCGCGGACGGTCTCGTCGACGTGCACGCGCACTTCACCACCGATCACTACATCGAGGCCGCCAGCGCGGCCGGGCATCGCGAGCCGGACGGCATGCCCGCGGACTACTGGCCCCGGTGGAACGCGGGGGAGCACCTCGACCTGATGGACCGCGCCGGCATCGCGACCGCGGTGCTGTCGATCTCCTCGCCCGGGGTGCATTTCGGCGACGCCGCGGCGGCCCGCGACCTGGCCCGCGAGGTCAACGACGCAGGCGCGGAGATCGTGCGGGCAAACCCCGGCCGGTTCGGCCTGTTCGCCAGCCTGCCGGCGCCGGACACCGACGGCGCGCTGGCCGAGGCCGCCCGCGCGCTCGACGAACTCGGCGCCGCGGGCGTGATCCTGATGTCCAACAGCCGCGGCGCCTACCTTGGCGACGACCGGCTGGCCCCGCTGCTGGCCGAGCTGAACCGCCGCCGCGCCGTGCTGTTCCTGCACCCCACCTCGACCGAGGGGCACGAGCACGTCGACTGCGGGCGCCCGCGGCCGATGCTCGAGTTCCTCTTCGACACCGCGCGCACCATCGTCGACTTCGTGCTTTCCGGTGCCGCGCAGCGCTTTCCCGACCTCCGGGTGATCGTTCCGCACATGGGCGGCGTGCTGCCCCTGCTCGCCGACCGGGTCGAGCTGATCAGCGCGGTCACCGGAGCCGGCACCGGCGGCGTGAGCGTGTTCGAGAGCCTCAAGCGCCTGTACTACGACCTCGCCGGGGCGCCGAATGCCACGCAGCTGGCCGCGCTGCGTTCCATCGCGGCGCCCGAGCGCCTGCTCTACGGCAGCGACTACGCCTGGACCCCGCGCGACGTCGTCCTCGGCACCCTCGCACAGCTCGACGCCCTGGAGCCGGAGGACTGGCGGACGCAGACCACGAACAACGCCCGGACGCTCCTGACCTCGTAA